One segment of Aquimarina sp. BL5 DNA contains the following:
- a CDS encoding glycosyl hydrolase family 8 — MKTITTIFFKLFFLCVIIVSGQTTVQIEDLSIGGPYAGLIDSPFNGIAFYGNGDKAEGSISLPTVPGLYKVEITGASSNSSEAKINLNIGSNNLGAFSFSGASVSNSSREVTITGSNPLIFSLELITDNGSNDTFLDRISFTFLGSPPPPRPAPVIPSAPSFESGIYRNMFVESGKTETEVQQKMNAIWDHYFVNGDSTNERLYYEVGNDMAYILDTGNNDIRSEGMSYGMMICVQLGKKAEFDKLWRFAQKYSQHPIGTDREGLFSWQLNRTNFSMIDQNSAPDGEEYFVTALFFADALWGSSGSINYRDEADYILDSMLNKPAPSTSSCPTALVDQDEKQIVFGICGNSASFTDPSYHLPAFYEIWAKEAARNNQLWADMATISRTYLLPRAAHPETGLMPDYSEFDGRPVNQGNHGNFEFDAWRNIMNMGFDFAWFQKNKNDIQPLIDKQINFFKDKPGYSTLWTLDGSFSRNSDHSPGLVACNAVGALALEDSKVWPFVDEFFDTPIPSGQFRYYDGLLYMMSFMHLSGNFKAITDDVGIPDCNGTAFPIATVSTTDETTQGASDGKITFAFSDVSGREAIEFSNDGGATYPLNVNDNSETIAFNNLAPGTYNVWVRWGNNDCPTSLGNVVINEGDTVDPDPIQSPFRSHTIPGIIEAEDYDNGGQGIAYNDSDSSNNGSQGRTDEGVDLQNTTDNGGGTNVGWTANGEWLEYTIGDVTPGTYDIVLRVASTQNNSKSLALKLGTTELGSVAIPNTNGWQSWQNVLIENVQITSGNANQVLRLDVSGGLYNINWMRFEQSDSTTDSSNCDTIEAEDNTENFYQLNNVNGVVTNISYSHWMKFDNVDISGGKFTFRYAKGNNENGYMKVRIDNNRDSNNIAEIYPESTGGWNDYVEKTVNITGSGNHVVYLYFHNASRNIQLDWISFKSAGDQRIPEANELKEEETVLVFPNPSNGVVNIKVSEYNDIRRIVLFDVSGREIRSIKEVGQKEYSFSGLSKGVYLLKVDKNKKTIIRKLIVD; from the coding sequence ATGAAAACAATTACAACAATTTTTTTTAAGTTATTCTTCCTCTGTGTAATAATAGTCTCCGGACAAACCACTGTTCAGATTGAAGATTTGAGCATTGGCGGTCCGTATGCTGGATTGATTGATTCACCTTTTAATGGTATAGCTTTTTATGGTAATGGTGATAAAGCAGAGGGTTCAATTAGTTTACCAACTGTACCTGGTTTATATAAAGTGGAAATAACAGGAGCATCCTCTAATAGTAGTGAAGCCAAGATTAATTTAAATATAGGAAGTAATAACCTAGGTGCTTTTAGTTTTTCTGGAGCCTCTGTTTCTAATAGCTCACGAGAAGTTACGATTACAGGGAGTAACCCTCTTATTTTTTCATTAGAATTAATCACAGATAATGGATCTAATGATACGTTTTTAGATCGAATTAGTTTTACTTTTTTAGGATCTCCTCCTCCACCTAGACCAGCTCCAGTTATTCCATCTGCACCTTCATTCGAATCTGGAATATATAGAAACATGTTTGTAGAATCTGGAAAAACGGAAACGGAAGTGCAACAAAAGATGAATGCTATCTGGGATCATTATTTTGTAAACGGAGATAGTACTAATGAAAGACTTTATTACGAGGTAGGTAATGATATGGCTTATATTTTGGATACAGGAAACAATGATATAAGATCAGAAGGAATGTCATATGGAATGATGATATGCGTGCAATTAGGGAAGAAAGCTGAATTTGACAAATTATGGCGTTTTGCCCAAAAATATAGTCAGCATCCAATAGGTACGGATAGAGAAGGTTTATTCTCTTGGCAATTAAATAGAACTAATTTTTCTATGATTGATCAAAATTCTGCTCCAGATGGGGAAGAGTATTTTGTTACTGCTTTGTTCTTTGCTGATGCATTATGGGGCAGTAGCGGATCTATTAACTATAGAGACGAAGCAGACTATATTTTAGATAGTATGCTTAACAAACCAGCACCAAGTACATCTTCATGCCCTACAGCTTTAGTTGATCAAGATGAAAAGCAAATAGTTTTTGGAATTTGTGGTAATTCTGCGAGTTTTACAGATCCATCATATCATCTTCCTGCTTTTTATGAAATATGGGCTAAAGAAGCAGCTAGGAACAATCAATTATGGGCGGATATGGCCACAATAAGTCGTACTTATTTACTTCCTAGAGCAGCACATCCTGAGACTGGATTAATGCCAGATTATTCAGAGTTTGATGGCAGACCTGTAAATCAAGGAAATCACGGTAATTTTGAGTTTGATGCTTGGCGAAATATTATGAATATGGGATTTGATTTTGCCTGGTTTCAAAAAAATAAAAATGATATACAACCACTAATAGATAAGCAGATCAATTTTTTTAAAGATAAACCAGGATACAGTACTTTATGGACATTAGACGGTTCGTTTAGCAGAAATAGTGACCATTCTCCTGGTTTGGTAGCTTGTAACGCTGTTGGAGCTTTGGCTCTTGAAGATTCTAAAGTATGGCCATTTGTAGATGAATTTTTTGATACTCCGATTCCATCAGGTCAATTTAGATATTATGATGGATTGCTATATATGATGAGTTTTATGCACTTGTCAGGAAATTTTAAAGCAATTACAGATGATGTAGGTATTCCAGATTGTAATGGAACAGCTTTTCCAATCGCGACTGTAAGTACAACTGACGAAACGACTCAAGGTGCTAGTGATGGAAAAATTACCTTTGCTTTTTCTGATGTTTCTGGTAGAGAAGCTATAGAGTTTAGTAACGATGGTGGCGCAACATATCCCCTAAATGTGAATGATAATTCCGAAACTATAGCTTTTAATAACCTTGCTCCTGGAACGTACAATGTATGGGTGCGTTGGGGAAATAACGATTGCCCTACAAGTTTGGGTAACGTTGTTATAAATGAAGGAGACACAGTGGACCCTGATCCTATACAATCACCGTTTAGAAGTCACACTATTCCTGGAATAATAGAGGCAGAAGATTATGATAATGGAGGGCAAGGAATCGCTTATAACGATTCTGACTCCAGTAATAATGGAAGTCAGGGAAGAACGGATGAAGGTGTTGATCTACAAAATACAACCGATAATGGTGGTGGCACTAATGTAGGATGGACAGCTAATGGAGAATGGTTAGAGTATACAATAGGAGACGTTACTCCTGGAACATATGATATAGTTTTAAGAGTGGCAAGTACTCAAAATAATTCGAAATCTTTAGCTCTAAAGTTAGGAACAACAGAACTAGGTTCTGTAGCTATCCCTAATACTAATGGATGGCAATCATGGCAAAATGTACTAATAGAAAATGTCCAAATCACAAGTGGAAATGCGAATCAAGTATTACGATTAGATGTTTCTGGAGGACTTTACAATATTAATTGGATGAGATTTGAACAATCCGATAGCACTACTGATAGCTCAAACTGCGATACAATAGAGGCAGAAGATAATACAGAAAACTTTTATCAATTGAATAATGTAAACGGGGTCGTAACAAATATTAGCTATTCTCATTGGATGAAATTTGATAATGTTGATATATCTGGAGGCAAATTTACTTTTAGATACGCTAAGGGAAATAATGAAAACGGTTATATGAAGGTGAGAATTGATAACAATAGAGATAGTAACAATATTGCAGAAATCTACCCAGAAAGTACAGGAGGATGGAATGATTATGTAGAGAAAACGGTTAATATAACGGGATCAGGAAACCATGTAGTTTATCTATATTTTCATAATGCAAGTAGAAACATTCAGTTAGATTGGATTAGTTTTAAAAGTGCAGGTGATCAACGAATACCTGAAGCAAACGAATTGAAAGAAGAAGAAACGGTACTAGTTTTTCCTAACCCAAGTAATGGAGTTGTAAATATTAAAGTATCAGAATATAATGATATAAGACGGATAGTGCTATTTGATGTTTCCGGTAGAGAGATAAGAAGCATAAAAGAAGTAGGCCAAAAAGAATATAGTTTCAGTGGTCTTAGCAAGGGAGTTTATCTTTTGAAAGTGGATAAGAACAAAAAAACAATCATAAGAAAACTAATTGTGGATTAA
- a CDS encoding IS110 family transposase, with product MNFKNVIGIDISKNTIDVCNHLDQKNAQFSNSKKGLQNFYLWVKSSKNEIEDVLFVYEHTGMYSHLITEFLTDKECHYHIAPALDIKRSMGITRGKDDVIDSKRIALYGYRLKDEITPTKSYSKSITQLKSLMSLKAKLIKQRAAYKGTLSEQKNIYKTKDFKIIFEVQEKMIRYITKQIKTLEYQILEVIKSQEALKQSLKLILSIKGVGMQMATTMIIATENFTKFKNWRKFASYCGVAPFPYQSGTSVKGRNKVSQLANKKIKVLIHMCSMVAIQHNPEMKKYYERRIEIGKNKMSTINIIRNKLIARIFAVIDRQTPYVDTMKFA from the coding sequence ATGAATTTTAAAAATGTAATTGGTATTGATATTAGTAAAAATACCATTGATGTATGTAATCATTTAGATCAGAAAAATGCTCAATTTAGTAATAGCAAGAAGGGTTTACAGAACTTTTATTTGTGGGTCAAAAGTTCAAAAAATGAAATCGAAGATGTGCTTTTTGTGTATGAACATACAGGTATGTATTCGCATTTAATAACCGAGTTTTTAACAGATAAAGAATGCCATTATCACATTGCACCTGCTTTAGATATAAAGCGTTCAATGGGAATCACAAGAGGCAAAGACGATGTAATTGATTCTAAAAGAATTGCTTTATACGGTTATCGATTAAAAGATGAAATAACTCCAACAAAAAGCTACTCAAAATCCATTACTCAATTGAAATCATTGATGAGTCTTAAAGCTAAGCTAATAAAACAACGAGCCGCTTATAAGGGTACTCTAAGTGAGCAAAAAAACATATATAAAACAAAAGACTTTAAAATCATTTTTGAAGTCCAGGAAAAGATGATTCGTTACATAACAAAACAAATCAAGACTCTTGAATATCAAATTTTGGAAGTTATAAAAAGTCAAGAGGCATTGAAACAAAGTTTAAAGTTAATTTTAAGTATTAAAGGTGTTGGAATGCAAATGGCTACAACGATGATTATTGCTACAGAAAACTTTACCAAATTTAAGAACTGGCGAAAATTTGCATCATATTGTGGTGTAGCTCCTTTCCCTTATCAATCAGGAACAAGTGTAAAAGGACGTAATAAAGTCTCACAACTCGCTAATAAAAAAATAAAAGTATTGATTCATATGTGTTCAATGGTAGCAATTCAACATAATCCAGAGATGAAAAAATACTATGAAAGAAGAATTGAAATAGGTAAAAATAAAATGAGCACAATTAACATTATTAGAAACAAGTTAATAGCTCGCATTTTTGCAGTAATTGATAGACAAACTCCATATGTGGATACAATGAAATTTGCTTAA
- a CDS encoding IS3 family transposase: MEKYSQEKQESITATCDLLGVNRQVYYRAIRSYQDKQKLSKKVIDLVNTIRISMPRIGTRKLFHLLKSQLKVIGVGRDKLFKILKANNLLILPKKNYHVTTDSHHRFRKHKNRIKDVEFIRPEQVWVSDITYIGNRENPCYLALITDAYSKKIMGYNVSNSLSVKGSLTALDMAISNRDYNEKPIIHHSDRGLQYCSNEYQKTLNINNISPSMTEKYDPYENAIAERINGILKQEFAIDKYDTSMQIKTKLVQNAIRIYNQIRPHLSNSMLTPDQMHQQNKLKRKSYKKQKVAN, encoded by the coding sequence ATCGAAAAATATAGCCAAGAAAAACAAGAAAGCATAACTGCTACCTGTGATTTACTCGGGGTGAATAGACAGGTGTATTATAGAGCTATTCGGTCTTATCAAGACAAACAAAAACTAAGTAAAAAGGTAATTGATTTAGTAAATACCATTCGCATATCAATGCCTAGAATCGGTACAAGAAAATTATTTCATCTTTTAAAATCTCAACTCAAAGTAATCGGAGTTGGTCGCGATAAGCTATTTAAAATACTAAAGGCTAATAACTTGTTGATTTTACCTAAAAAGAATTATCATGTAACTACGGATTCTCATCATAGATTTAGAAAACATAAAAATCGAATAAAAGATGTTGAATTTATCAGACCAGAACAAGTATGGGTCAGTGATATAACTTATATAGGAAATAGGGAAAATCCATGTTATTTGGCTTTAATCACGGATGCTTATTCTAAAAAAATAATGGGATATAATGTATCAAATAGTCTAAGTGTAAAAGGATCTTTAACAGCTTTAGATATGGCTATTTCTAATAGAGATTATAATGAAAAACCTATAATTCATCATTCCGATAGAGGATTACAGTATTGTTCCAATGAATATCAAAAAACATTAAACATCAATAATATTAGCCCTAGTATGACTGAAAAATATGACCCTTACGAAAATGCCATAGCAGAAAGAATTAATGGAATTCTTAAACAAGAATTTGCTATTGACAAGTATGATACTTCAATGCAAATCAAAACCAAACTGGTTCAAAATGCAATCCGCATTTATAATCAGATAAGACCTCATTTATCTAATTCAATGTTAACACCTGATCAAATGCATCAACAAAATAAATTAAAAAGAAAAAGCTACAAAAAACAAAAGGTAGCAAATTAA
- a CDS encoding helix-turn-helix domain-containing protein — MESLHSNYVKRTQKDYSLSFKLQVVQEIEQGLLTRTQALDKYGIQARSTIRTWLKKYGKFDYDFSVNRSMSKTPEQRILELEQQVKLLEKQKARAEFLAERADKKAIIFDMMIDIAEEEFNIPIRKKHVPELSKNIAKKNKKA; from the coding sequence ATGGAGTCATTACATTCAAATTATGTAAAGCGTACACAGAAGGATTACAGTTTATCCTTTAAGCTACAAGTTGTTCAAGAGATTGAACAAGGCTTATTAACAAGAACTCAAGCTTTGGATAAGTATGGTATTCAAGCAAGATCTACGATTCGCACTTGGTTAAAAAAATATGGTAAATTTGATTATGATTTTAGTGTAAATAGATCCATGTCCAAAACACCTGAACAACGTATTTTAGAATTAGAACAGCAAGTCAAGCTTTTAGAGAAACAAAAAGCAAGAGCTGAATTTTTAGCAGAGCGTGCGGATAAGAAAGCAATTATATTTGATATGATGATTGATATCGCCGAAGAGGAATTTAATATTCCGATCAGAAAAAAGCACGTACCCGAGTTATCGAAAAATATAGCCAAGAAAAACAAGAAAGCATAA